A single window of Streptomyces xanthii DNA harbors:
- a CDS encoding ABC transporter ATP-binding protein yields MTATQKPAEPVLSVRDLTVDFHGPDSVVHAVDGVSYDLHPGEVLAVVGESGCGKSVTSMAVMGLLPPTARIGGSVTLDGQELVGASERTWRSLRGRRLSMIFQEPMTSLNPVLTVGRQITEVLIHHQKLSKKDARARAIELLDLVGIPAPAERVDEYPHQLSGGMRQRVMIAIAVACDPAVLIADEPTTALDVTVQAGILDVLKSLRDRLGTAIVLITHDLGVVAETADRVLVMYAGRPVEQAPAEELFAHPSHPYTRGLLGAVLRPGSRTAEGRARLNEIPGLVPDLRKQPDACSFAPRCTFAQDDCRGGRPELRTLSGAHRIACHHPAGSAEPELMPVSASTSEEVSR; encoded by the coding sequence GTGACCGCCACCCAGAAGCCGGCCGAGCCGGTCCTCAGCGTCCGTGACCTGACCGTCGACTTCCACGGACCCGACTCCGTCGTCCACGCCGTCGACGGCGTCTCCTACGACCTCCACCCCGGGGAGGTCCTCGCGGTCGTCGGCGAGTCCGGCTGCGGCAAGTCCGTCACGTCCATGGCCGTGATGGGCCTGCTTCCGCCCACCGCCCGCATCGGCGGCTCCGTGACCCTCGACGGGCAGGAACTCGTCGGCGCGAGCGAGCGCACCTGGCGCTCGCTGCGCGGCCGCCGGCTCTCCATGATCTTCCAGGAGCCGATGACCTCGCTGAACCCGGTGCTCACCGTCGGGCGGCAGATCACCGAGGTGCTGATCCACCACCAGAAGCTGAGCAAGAAGGACGCGCGCGCCCGCGCGATCGAACTGCTCGACCTCGTCGGCATCCCGGCCCCCGCCGAGCGGGTCGACGAGTACCCGCACCAGCTCTCCGGCGGCATGCGCCAACGCGTCATGATCGCCATCGCGGTCGCCTGCGACCCGGCCGTCCTCATCGCCGACGAGCCGACGACCGCCCTCGACGTCACCGTGCAGGCCGGCATCCTCGACGTGCTCAAGTCGCTGCGCGACCGGCTCGGCACCGCGATCGTGCTCATCACGCACGACCTCGGCGTCGTCGCCGAGACCGCCGACCGCGTCCTCGTCATGTACGCGGGCCGGCCCGTCGAACAGGCCCCGGCCGAGGAACTGTTCGCGCACCCGAGCCACCCGTACACGCGCGGGCTGCTCGGGGCGGTGCTGCGGCCCGGCAGCCGGACCGCAGAGGGGCGCGCCCGGCTCAACGAGATCCCCGGGCTCGTGCCCGACCTGCGCAAGCAGCCCGACGCCTGCTCGTTCGCGCCGCGCTGCACCTTCGCGCAGGACGACTGCCGCGGGGGCCGTCCGGAGCTGCGGACCCTGTCCGGTGCGCACCGGATCGCCTGCCACCACCCGGCGGGCTCGGCCGAGCCCGAACTCATGCCCGTCTCCGCGTCCACGTCAGAGGAGGTCTCCCGATGA
- a CDS encoding ABC transporter ATP-binding protein, translating to MTGTPVLEVRDLQRHFPSASGTVKAVDGVSLTIGPGEVVGLVGESGSGKSTVGRCVVRLDTPTGGEVVIDGTDVTTLSPRAMRPLRKKVHLVFQDPSSSLNPRMTIRQIIAEPLRLHGLANRAEASARVDELLRQVGLRPELADRTPHQLSGGQRQRVSIARALSVEPALLIADEPTSALDVSVQASVLNLLADLQKERGFGCLFITHDLAAVEYLADRIAVMYLGRIVELAPAVELFADPKHPYTQALLSAAPVPDPQEQRERSRIVLGGDLPSPLDPPPGCHFNTRCPLATDRCRTESPALRTLPDGRQVSCHLVSEDGTAPNAKSA from the coding sequence ATGACCGGGACCCCCGTCCTCGAGGTCCGCGACCTCCAGCGTCACTTCCCGTCCGCGTCCGGCACGGTCAAGGCCGTCGACGGGGTCTCGCTGACCATCGGCCCCGGCGAGGTCGTCGGGCTCGTCGGCGAGTCCGGCAGCGGCAAGTCGACGGTGGGCCGCTGCGTGGTCCGTCTCGACACCCCGACCGGCGGCGAGGTCGTCATCGACGGCACCGACGTCACGACGCTGTCCCCGCGCGCCATGCGGCCGCTGCGCAAGAAGGTCCACCTGGTCTTCCAGGACCCGTCCTCCTCGCTCAACCCGCGCATGACGATCCGCCAGATCATCGCCGAGCCGCTACGGCTGCACGGCCTGGCGAACCGGGCCGAGGCCTCCGCCCGCGTCGACGAACTGCTCCGCCAGGTCGGCCTGCGCCCCGAACTCGCCGACCGCACCCCGCACCAGCTCTCCGGCGGACAGCGCCAGCGCGTCTCCATCGCGCGGGCCCTGTCCGTCGAGCCGGCGCTGCTCATCGCGGACGAGCCCACGTCCGCGCTCGACGTGTCGGTCCAGGCCTCCGTCCTGAACCTGCTCGCCGACCTGCAGAAGGAACGCGGTTTCGGCTGCCTGTTCATCACGCACGACCTGGCCGCGGTCGAGTACCTCGCGGACCGGATCGCCGTGATGTACCTCGGGCGGATCGTCGAACTCGCCCCGGCGGTGGAGCTGTTCGCCGATCCGAAGCATCCGTACACGCAGGCGCTGCTCTCGGCCGCGCCGGTGCCGGATCCGCAGGAGCAGCGCGAACGCTCCCGGATCGTGCTCGGGGGCGACCTGCCGAGCCCCCTGGACCCGCCGCCCGGCTGCCACTTCAACACGCGCTGCCCCCTGGCGACGGACCGCTGCCGCACGGAGTCCCCGGCCCTGCGCACCCTCCCCGACGGCCGCCAGGTGTCCTGCCACCTCGTGTCCGAGGACGGCACGGCCCCGAACGCGAAGTCGGCCTGA
- a CDS encoding amidohydrolase family protein produces the protein MLIRNVRPWGGDASDLQILDGRIAAVMPHDPARADDGSSVDGRGRLAMPSFSDVHCHLDSNRVGLPFRPHTGRPGVWGLTMNDREHWREDPPVAERTTALLGRMIERGTTRVRSYAQIDADSGLERFEGVLAAKEAHKDRAEVEIMAFPQAGLLLEKGVPELMDQALASGAAVVGGIDPCTLDKDPVKHLDIVFGLAEKHQAPVDIHLHEPGHLGVFSTDLILERTRALGMQGKVTLSHAYELGNVDEATTRRLIEEFADLDISMATIAPAQQMHALPLAELTRAGVRVGLGEDGQRDYWSPYGNGDMLDRTWQLAFTNRYRPDELIEHCWAVASRGGAAILDPSLERLTSTADRPGVSVGDAADLVLVDGDTVAAAVMDRGTDRTVLRAGRVVADQLQLV, from the coding sequence ATGCTCATCAGGAACGTCCGCCCGTGGGGCGGCGACGCCTCCGACCTCCAGATCCTGGACGGCAGGATCGCGGCCGTCATGCCGCACGACCCGGCGCGCGCCGACGACGGTTCGAGCGTCGACGGGCGGGGCCGCCTCGCCATGCCGTCGTTCTCCGACGTCCACTGCCACCTGGACTCCAACCGGGTCGGCCTGCCGTTCCGCCCGCACACCGGCCGGCCGGGCGTGTGGGGCCTGACCATGAACGACCGCGAGCACTGGCGCGAGGACCCGCCGGTCGCCGAGCGCACCACCGCGCTGCTCGGCCGCATGATCGAGCGCGGCACCACGCGCGTGCGCAGCTACGCGCAGATCGACGCGGACAGCGGCCTGGAGCGTTTCGAGGGCGTCCTCGCCGCCAAGGAGGCCCACAAGGACCGCGCCGAGGTCGAGATCATGGCCTTCCCGCAGGCCGGCCTGCTCCTGGAGAAGGGCGTGCCGGAGCTGATGGACCAGGCGCTCGCCTCCGGTGCGGCCGTCGTCGGCGGCATCGACCCGTGCACCCTCGACAAGGACCCGGTCAAGCACCTCGACATCGTCTTCGGCCTCGCCGAGAAGCACCAGGCACCGGTGGACATCCACCTCCACGAGCCGGGCCACCTCGGGGTGTTCAGCACCGACCTCATCCTGGAGCGGACCCGTGCGCTCGGCATGCAGGGCAAGGTGACGCTGTCGCACGCGTACGAATTGGGCAACGTCGACGAGGCCACCACCCGGCGCCTCATCGAGGAGTTCGCCGACCTCGACATCTCGATGGCGACGATCGCGCCCGCGCAGCAGATGCACGCGCTGCCCCTCGCGGAACTGACCCGGGCCGGGGTGCGGGTGGGTCTCGGCGAGGACGGCCAGCGGGACTACTGGTCGCCGTACGGCAACGGGGACATGCTCGACCGGACGTGGCAGCTGGCGTTCACGAACCGGTACCGGCCGGACGAGCTGATCGAGCACTGCTGGGCCGTCGCGAGCCGCGGTGGCGCCGCGATCCTGGACCCGTCCCTGGAGCGCCTCACCTCCACGGCCGACCGTCCCGGTGTCTCGGTGGGCGACGCGGCGGACCTCGTCCTGGTGGACGGTGACACGGTCGCCGCCGCCGTCATGGACCGCGGCACCGACCGCACGGTGCTCCGCGCGGGCCGCGTCGTCGCGGACCAGCTCCAGCTGGTCTGA
- a CDS encoding GntR family transcriptional regulator has product MTGATADAEEFTPESERVMRTLRDQIIDGSRAPGSKLVERELAAELGVSRLPVRDALRDLVNEGLVTPRPRTWAVVREFTPSDISDLSEVRSALETLGFRLAAQRRTRSGLAKLRSQLDAEQAAAAEGDGAAARRFAADFHETVTELADNALLSELDLTLRSRMRWLLGQHDDFTAVAEEHEELYRAIEARDVETVGELAVAHLATSQAEADAHHRHAVVS; this is encoded by the coding sequence ATGACAGGCGCAACGGCAGACGCCGAGGAATTCACCCCCGAGTCGGAGCGGGTCATGCGCACCCTGCGCGACCAGATCATCGACGGCTCCCGGGCCCCCGGCAGCAAGCTGGTGGAGCGGGAGCTCGCCGCCGAGCTCGGCGTGAGCCGGCTGCCGGTGCGCGACGCGCTGCGCGATCTCGTCAACGAGGGCCTGGTGACGCCCAGGCCGCGCACCTGGGCCGTGGTCCGCGAGTTCACCCCCTCCGACATCTCGGACCTCAGCGAGGTCAGGTCCGCTCTGGAGACCCTGGGCTTCCGGCTCGCGGCGCAGCGCCGCACCCGCTCGGGCCTCGCCAAGCTCCGCTCCCAGCTCGACGCGGAGCAGGCCGCCGCGGCCGAGGGCGACGGCGCCGCCGCGCGCCGTTTCGCGGCGGACTTCCACGAGACGGTCACCGAGCTCGCGGACAACGCCCTGCTGAGCGAGCTCGATCTGACGCTGCGCAGCCGGATGCGCTGGCTGCTGGGCCAGCACGACGACTTCACTGCCGTCGCGGAGGAGCACGAGGAGCTGTACCGGGCCATCGAGGCCCGGGACGTGGAGACGGTGGGGGAGCTGGCGGTGGCGCACCTGGCGACCAGTCAGGCCGAGGCGGACGCGCACCACCGGCACGCCGTCGTGAGCTGA
- a CDS encoding MFS transporter, whose amino-acid sequence MEAPPSPPRARSGPLASLRDSRAFRALWVSNVFFFGGAWTQTMVLGWIVFDTTGSEFLLAVFTSARLAPMLLGPFAGVLSDRHDRVRLLNIACGWALTAAVAVSALESVTDAPYWVLVLAGLATGLAQSPSQPARSSLVLELVGRRNLSNANALNAMAMNMTQVVGPALGGAMISAFGSSVALWISTGWFALSLLALWPLRHADTEGARRAAPEPVGALLVGGIRTILGNRLAAGVLGVTLAANILLWPVYQAFMPVFAKESLGLDADGLGWLLTCSGVGGLTGSLVIAALGDFRFKGALFVYGTAAWGTLWALFALSRHVAVSFALMAFIGLLSASFGVLQTTLLLMTTEPSVQGRALGVQELAIGVMPLSSLCLGFSAQHVGVATTTLLSSLLLVAFLAVLALRLPGLPRYRGV is encoded by the coding sequence ATGGAAGCACCCCCGTCTCCTCCCCGCGCCCGCTCGGGTCCGCTCGCCTCGCTGCGCGACAGCCGGGCCTTCCGCGCCCTGTGGGTCTCCAACGTCTTCTTCTTCGGCGGCGCCTGGACCCAGACGATGGTCCTGGGCTGGATCGTCTTCGACACCACCGGCTCGGAGTTCCTGCTCGCCGTCTTCACCTCGGCGCGGCTCGCCCCGATGCTGCTCGGCCCCTTCGCCGGGGTCCTCTCCGACCGCCACGACCGCGTACGGCTGCTGAACATCGCCTGCGGCTGGGCGCTGACCGCCGCCGTCGCCGTGTCCGCCCTCGAGTCGGTCACCGACGCCCCGTACTGGGTGCTCGTGCTCGCGGGCCTGGCCACCGGCCTCGCCCAGTCCCCCTCGCAGCCCGCCCGGTCCTCACTGGTCCTCGAACTGGTGGGGCGGCGCAACCTCAGCAACGCCAACGCGCTGAACGCCATGGCGATGAACATGACGCAGGTCGTCGGACCGGCCCTGGGCGGCGCGATGATCAGCGCGTTCGGCTCCTCCGTCGCCCTGTGGATCTCCACGGGCTGGTTCGCCCTGTCGCTGCTCGCGCTGTGGCCGCTGCGCCACGCGGACACGGAGGGCGCCCGGCGGGCCGCGCCGGAACCGGTGGGCGCGCTGCTGGTCGGCGGCATCCGAACGATCCTCGGCAACCGCCTCGCCGCCGGCGTCCTGGGCGTCACCCTCGCCGCCAACATCCTGTTGTGGCCGGTGTATCAGGCCTTCATGCCGGTCTTCGCGAAGGAGTCCCTGGGGCTGGACGCGGACGGCCTCGGCTGGCTCCTGACGTGCAGCGGCGTCGGCGGCCTCACCGGTTCCCTGGTCATCGCCGCGCTCGGCGACTTCCGGTTCAAGGGCGCCCTGTTCGTCTACGGGACCGCGGCCTGGGGCACGCTGTGGGCGCTGTTCGCGCTCTCCCGCCATGTGGCCGTGTCGTTCGCGCTGATGGCGTTCATCGGCCTGCTCAGCGCCTCGTTCGGGGTACTCCAGACCACACTGCTGCTGATGACGACCGAGCCCTCGGTCCAGGGCCGGGCGCTCGGCGTCCAGGAACTCGCCATCGGTGTCATGCCGCTGTCCTCGCTGTGCCTGGGCTTCTCGGCGCAGCACGTCGGCGTGGCCACGACGACCCTGCTGAGCTCGCTGCTCCTCGTCGCGTTCCTCGCCGTGCTCGCGCTGCGCCTGCCCGGGCTGCCCCGCTACCGCGGGGTCTGA
- a CDS encoding carbamate kinase — protein sequence MRIVVALGGNALAKRGEPMTADRLRANVRGACQALAGLAREHEVVITHGNGPQVGLLALQNLAYQDVAAYPLDILGAETQGMIGYVIQQELSNALVGEREVAAIVTTTEVDENDPAFERPTKLIGPTYSAQDAAEAAAEYRWTIAKDGGAFRRVVPSPHPLRIMQAPLVSTLLDNGTLVVCVGGGGVPVRTDSKGRQIGMQAVVDKDAASAALTADLGADMLIMLTDGDFVSENWGTPEQRDILTASPEGLATMKFAEGSMAPKVAAAVRVAEAGGRTLIGPLDRLDDLLERKVGTEIRSDVEGDIVFV from the coding sequence ATGCGCATCGTCGTCGCCCTCGGAGGGAACGCACTGGCCAAGCGCGGGGAGCCGATGACGGCCGACCGCCTGCGCGCCAACGTCCGGGGCGCCTGCCAGGCCCTGGCCGGCCTGGCCCGCGAGCACGAGGTCGTCATCACCCACGGCAACGGCCCGCAGGTCGGCCTCCTCGCCCTGCAGAACCTGGCATACCAGGACGTCGCGGCGTACCCGCTCGACATCCTCGGCGCGGAGACCCAGGGCATGATCGGCTACGTCATCCAGCAGGAGCTGTCCAACGCCCTGGTCGGTGAGCGCGAGGTCGCGGCGATCGTCACCACCACCGAGGTCGACGAGAACGACCCGGCCTTCGAGCGTCCGACGAAGCTGATCGGCCCGACCTACTCCGCCCAGGACGCGGCCGAGGCGGCGGCCGAGTACCGCTGGACGATCGCCAAGGACGGCGGTGCCTTCCGCCGCGTCGTCCCGTCGCCGCACCCGCTGCGCATCATGCAGGCCCCGCTGGTCTCCACCCTGCTCGACAACGGCACCCTGGTGGTCTGCGTGGGCGGCGGCGGCGTGCCGGTGCGCACCGACTCCAAGGGCCGGCAGATCGGCATGCAGGCCGTCGTCGACAAGGACGCCGCGAGCGCCGCGCTCACCGCGGACCTGGGCGCCGACATGCTCATCATGCTCACCGACGGCGACTTCGTCAGCGAGAACTGGGGCACCCCGGAGCAGCGCGACATCCTCACCGCCTCCCCCGAGGGCCTGGCCACGATGAAGTTCGCCGAGGGCTCCATGGCGCCGAAGGTGGCCGCCGCGGTGCGCGTCGCCGAGGCCGGCGGCCGTACGCTCATCGGCCCGCTGGACCGTCTCGACGACCTGCTGGAGCGCAAGGTCGGCACCGAGATCCGCTCCGACGTCGAGGGCGACATCGTCTTCGTCTGA
- a CDS encoding oxamate carbamoyltransferase subunit AllH family protein has protein sequence MCQGEPLGLRAHSGDARLLARLHAPAPGPAGTGPYGFRGTGAVHSAFTHVVNLLTPDGLLIALASRDAGDAPRTLVVDVPDWTGTGLDAGHSVMFDTGRLILDAPGRPLHLTAEGARPWDPAGPSLAHLAPGALARAADALDAYNRAHGAPGGMLGAAPGAGLMESAVARALDAGRVRLLDALRAGDAVETVHGILALHGLGPGLTPAGDDFLAGLTLVAALPGSALAPLPPAVRTVLDGHRGRTTDLAAATLTEAAEGRARAELIDVLRQLADSPPPWDLNDPARRVLAFGHTSGSDTLSGLVAGLHLEEELRGSL, from the coding sequence ATGTGCCAGGGCGAGCCCCTCGGGCTGCGCGCGCACTCCGGTGACGCGCGCCTTCTCGCGCGCCTGCACGCGCCCGCTCCCGGACCCGCAGGCACCGGCCCGTACGGCTTCCGGGGCACCGGTGCCGTCCACTCCGCCTTCACCCACGTGGTCAACCTGCTCACCCCCGACGGCCTGCTCATCGCCCTCGCCTCCCGCGACGCGGGTGACGCCCCGCGCACCCTCGTCGTCGACGTCCCCGACTGGACCGGCACCGGACTCGACGCCGGCCACAGCGTGATGTTCGACACCGGCCGTCTCATTCTCGACGCCCCGGGCCGCCCCCTCCATCTGACCGCCGAAGGCGCCCGCCCCTGGGACCCGGCCGGCCCCTCCCTCGCGCACCTCGCCCCCGGCGCCCTCGCGCGCGCCGCCGACGCCCTCGACGCGTACAACCGTGCCCACGGCGCCCCCGGCGGCATGCTCGGCGCCGCCCCCGGCGCCGGCCTCATGGAGAGCGCCGTCGCCCGCGCCCTCGACGCCGGACGCGTCCGGCTGCTCGACGCGCTGCGCGCCGGCGACGCCGTCGAGACGGTGCACGGCATCCTCGCCCTGCACGGCCTCGGCCCCGGCCTCACCCCCGCCGGCGACGACTTCCTCGCCGGCCTGACTCTGGTCGCCGCCCTCCCCGGCAGCGCCCTGGCGCCGCTCCCGCCCGCCGTCCGCACCGTCCTCGACGGCCACCGCGGACGCACCACCGACCTCGCCGCGGCCACCCTGACCGAGGCCGCCGAGGGTCGGGCGCGCGCCGAACTCATCGACGTACTACGGCAGTTGGCGGACAGTCCGCCGCCGTGGGACCTGAACGATCCTGCCCGTCGCGTGCTGGCCTTCGGCCACACCTCGGGCAGCGACACCCTGTCCGGCCTCGTGGCCGGACTCCACCTGGAAGAAGAACTGCGAGGTTCGCTGTGA
- the fdrA gene encoding acyl-CoA synthetase FdrA: protein MSTTTAVVRKNTYFDSVSLMSVSTKANALDGVEQAFTAMGTEMNKGVLDNLGLLTDELKAAESGDLMVVLVAEDGADTDALLAEIEGLLTRKAPASADGGQVTYRTITSAAEGIAGANLAVIAVNGAYAAREARKALESGLHVMMFSDNVAVEDEIALKNLAHDKGLFMMGPDCGTAIINNIALCFGNKVRPGNVGIVAASGTGSQEVSVRVHALGGGVSQLIGTGGRDLSEQVGGIMMVDGIRALAADPATDVIVLVSKPPAPSVEKKVLAEVAAAGKPVVVWFIDGSEEAVTAAGGHFAAGSLQAAQKAVELAGIAPAAVEAFDAEAAAGAVVARLAEGQKYVRGLFCGGTLCDETMYAVRDAGLDVWSNIQKNADFRLPAGSASRGHTFLDFGDDDFTNGRPHPMIDPALRIERIVEEAKDPEVAALVMDFVLGFGSHEDPVGTTLPAIEEAQRIAAEAGRHLEVVAYVLGTDLDTPSVAAQTAALRAAGVTVTLSSTETGQFAREIAKKAQA, encoded by the coding sequence GTGAGTACCACCACAGCCGTCGTACGTAAGAACACGTACTTCGACTCCGTGTCCCTGATGTCCGTCTCGACCAAGGCCAACGCCCTGGACGGGGTGGAGCAGGCGTTCACCGCCATGGGCACCGAGATGAACAAGGGCGTCCTGGACAACCTGGGCCTGCTCACCGACGAGCTGAAGGCCGCCGAGAGCGGCGACCTGATGGTCGTCCTCGTCGCCGAGGACGGCGCCGACACCGACGCGCTCCTCGCCGAGATCGAGGGCCTGCTCACCCGCAAGGCGCCCGCCTCGGCCGACGGCGGCCAGGTCACCTACCGCACCATCACCTCCGCCGCCGAGGGCATCGCCGGCGCCAACCTCGCCGTCATCGCCGTCAACGGCGCCTACGCCGCCCGCGAGGCCCGCAAGGCCCTCGAGTCCGGCCTGCACGTGATGATGTTCAGCGACAACGTCGCCGTCGAGGACGAGATCGCCCTCAAGAACCTGGCCCACGACAAGGGCCTGTTCATGATGGGCCCGGACTGCGGCACCGCGATCATCAACAACATCGCGCTCTGCTTCGGCAACAAGGTGCGCCCCGGCAACGTCGGCATCGTCGCCGCGTCCGGCACCGGCTCGCAGGAGGTCTCCGTCCGCGTGCACGCGCTCGGCGGCGGCGTCTCCCAGCTCATCGGCACCGGCGGCCGCGACCTGTCCGAGCAGGTCGGCGGCATCATGATGGTCGACGGCATCCGCGCGCTCGCCGCGGACCCGGCCACCGACGTCATCGTCCTCGTCTCCAAGCCCCCGGCCCCCTCCGTCGAGAAGAAGGTCCTCGCCGAGGTCGCCGCCGCGGGCAAGCCCGTCGTCGTCTGGTTCATCGACGGCTCCGAGGAAGCGGTCACCGCCGCCGGCGGTCACTTCGCCGCGGGCAGCCTCCAGGCCGCCCAGAAGGCCGTCGAGCTCGCCGGCATCGCCCCGGCCGCCGTCGAGGCCTTCGACGCCGAGGCCGCGGCCGGAGCCGTCGTCGCCCGCCTCGCCGAGGGCCAGAAGTACGTCCGCGGCCTGTTCTGCGGCGGCACCCTGTGCGACGAGACCATGTACGCCGTGCGCGACGCCGGTCTCGACGTCTGGTCCAACATCCAGAAGAACGCCGACTTCCGCCTCCCGGCCGGCTCCGCCTCGCGCGGCCACACCTTCCTCGACTTCGGCGACGACGACTTCACCAACGGCCGTCCGCACCCGATGATCGACCCGGCCCTGCGCATCGAGCGCATCGTCGAGGAGGCCAAGGACCCCGAGGTCGCCGCCCTCGTCATGGACTTCGTCCTCGGCTTCGGCTCCCACGAGGACCCGGTCGGCACCACGCTCCCCGCCATCGAGGAGGCCCAGCGCATCGCCGCGGAGGCCGGCCGCCACCTGGAGGTCGTCGCCTACGTGCTCGGCACCGACCTGGACACCCCCTCGGTCGCCGCCCAGACCGCCGCCCTGCGCGCGGCCGGCGTGACCGTCACCCTCAGCTCCACCGAGACGGGCCAGTTCGCCCGTGAGATCGCGAAGAAGGCACAGGCATGA
- a CDS encoding YlbE family protein — translation MSTENTELTPAAALFAGDLSVVNVGLAMFDEDIKAQNAQVSTLDWTPPGGGNPDAARALNALEASPELTAKIDAANAEAVERIMSARPMLIGFGRALDVVPGMTPTTILHSGPPITWDRMNGPMKGAVTGAIVFEGLAKDLDEAAEVAASGQITFRPCHEANSVGSMAGVTSASMYVHIVKNETHGNIAYTNLSEQMAKILRMGANDQSVIDRLVWMRDVFGPMLKEAVEFTGPVDLRLLLSQALHMGDECHNRNGAGTLLLFQALAPGLLQSSFTTEQKKEVFDFVASSDYFSGPTWMAMAKAALDAANGVENSTVLTTMARNGVDFGIRVAGLPGQWFTGPAQKVVGPMFAGYKPEDSGLDIGDSAITETYGFGGFAMSAAPAIVALVGGTVAEAMGYTRDMGEITTAQNPNVTIPALDFQGLPTGIDVRKVLDTGILPIINTAIAHKDAGIGMIGAGITHPPAEAFTKAATALAEAFGGTSS, via the coding sequence ATGAGCACCGAGAACACCGAACTGACGCCCGCCGCCGCGCTGTTCGCCGGCGACCTCAGCGTCGTCAACGTCGGCCTCGCGATGTTCGACGAGGACATCAAGGCCCAGAACGCCCAGGTCTCCACCCTCGACTGGACCCCGCCCGGCGGCGGCAACCCCGACGCCGCCCGCGCGCTGAACGCCCTCGAGGCGAGCCCCGAGCTCACCGCGAAGATCGACGCCGCCAACGCCGAGGCCGTCGAGCGCATCATGTCCGCCCGCCCGATGCTCATCGGCTTCGGCCGCGCGCTCGACGTGGTCCCCGGCATGACGCCCACCACGATCCTGCACTCCGGCCCGCCCATCACCTGGGACCGGATGAACGGCCCGATGAAGGGTGCCGTCACCGGCGCCATCGTGTTCGAGGGCCTGGCCAAGGACCTCGACGAGGCCGCCGAGGTCGCCGCCTCCGGCCAGATCACCTTCCGCCCCTGTCACGAGGCGAACTCCGTCGGCTCGATGGCCGGTGTCACCTCCGCGTCGATGTACGTGCACATCGTCAAGAACGAGACGCACGGCAACATCGCGTACACCAACCTGTCCGAGCAGATGGCGAAGATCCTGCGGATGGGCGCCAACGACCAGAGCGTCATCGACCGCCTGGTGTGGATGCGCGACGTCTTCGGCCCCATGCTCAAGGAGGCCGTCGAGTTCACCGGCCCCGTCGACCTGCGTCTGCTGCTCTCGCAGGCCCTCCACATGGGCGACGAGTGCCACAACCGCAACGGCGCGGGCACCCTGCTCCTCTTCCAGGCCCTCGCCCCGGGTCTGCTCCAGTCATCCTTCACGACCGAGCAGAAGAAGGAGGTCTTCGACTTCGTCGCGTCCTCCGACTACTTCTCCGGCCCCACCTGGATGGCCATGGCCAAGGCCGCCCTCGACGCCGCCAACGGCGTGGAGAACTCGACCGTCCTCACCACCATGGCCCGCAACGGCGTCGACTTCGGCATCCGCGTCGCCGGTCTGCCCGGCCAGTGGTTCACCGGCCCCGCGCAGAAGGTCGTCGGCCCGATGTTCGCCGGCTACAAGCCGGAGGACTCCGGTCTCGACATCGGCGACAGCGCCATCACCGAGACGTACGGCTTCGGCGGCTTCGCCATGTCGGCCGCGCCCGCGATCGTCGCCCTCGTCGGCGGCACCGTGGCCGAGGCCATGGGCTACACCCGCGACATGGGTGAGATCACCACCGCGCAGAACCCGAACGTGACGATCCCGGCCCTCGACTTCCAGGGCCTGCCCACCGGCATCGACGTCCGCAAGGTCCTCGACACCGGCATCCTCCCGATCATCAACACCGCCATCGCCCACAAGGACGCGGGCATCGGCATGATCGGCGCCGGCATCACCCACCCGCCGGCCGAGGCGTTCACCAAGGCCGCCACCGCCCTCGCCGAGGCGTTCGGCGGCACCTCCTCCTGA